From Leptotrichia wadei, one genomic window encodes:
- a CDS encoding RusA family crossover junction endodeoxyribonuclease — protein sequence MYKFTIPLKALSWNSAYKIARNKMILSDNGRKFKEYCSEFLKEQHTEDKLLEKDLKVKIIFQYKENRKKIDVDNGFKLLIDSMKGIIFKDDCQIYDLRGIKEIGMLRDEIQIFIEELK from the coding sequence ATGTATAAATTTACAATACCATTAAAGGCTTTGAGTTGGAACTCTGCCTACAAAATCGCTAGAAACAAAATGATATTAAGTGACAACGGAAGAAAATTTAAAGAGTACTGTTCTGAATTTTTAAAGGAACAGCACACAGAAGATAAGTTGCTGGAAAAAGATTTGAAAGTAAAAATAATTTTCCAGTATAAAGAAAATCGTAAAAAAATAGATGTTGATAACGGATTCAAGCTATTAATTGACAGCATGAAAGGGATAATTTTTAAAGATGACTGCCAAATCTATGATTTACGAGGGATAAAAGAAATTGGGATGTTAAGAGATGAAATACAGATTTTTATTGAGGAGTTGAAATAG
- a CDS encoding phage antirepressor KilAC domain-containing protein, with the protein MNELITIEKVRGYVGENGTIFLNLEDVARGLGFVENSKSGNITVRWRTVRDYLKEFKVIAESCDGKGSEKLPEFIPENIFYKLCMKANNQLARDFQDKVADEILPAIRKTKMYATEELLNNPDLAIQAFMKLKKEMEKRKELENTIAKQQPKIEFYDAVAGSDTTADMKTVANVLNFKGVGRNNLFEILRNESILQNDNRPYQKYIDAGWFKMIESKWNNQKTGDVEINFKTVVYQKGIEKISNILKKLGYTKVS; encoded by the coding sequence ATGAATGAATTGATAACAATAGAAAAAGTAAGAGGGTATGTTGGAGAAAATGGAACAATATTTTTAAATTTAGAAGATGTTGCAAGAGGATTAGGATTTGTTGAAAATTCTAAAAGTGGAAATATAACAGTTAGATGGAGAACTGTTAGAGATTATTTGAAAGAATTTAAAGTCATCGCAGAAAGTTGCGATGGAAAAGGAAGTGAAAAATTACCTGAATTTATACCTGAAAATATCTTTTATAAATTATGTATGAAAGCAAATAATCAACTTGCTAGAGATTTTCAGGATAAAGTTGCTGATGAAATTTTACCAGCAATAAGAAAAACAAAAATGTATGCAACAGAAGAACTTTTGAATAATCCTGATTTAGCTATTCAGGCTTTTATGAAACTTAAAAAAGAAATGGAAAAAAGAAAAGAGTTGGAAAATACAATTGCAAAGCAACAACCAAAAATAGAGTTTTACGATGCAGTGGCAGGAAGTGATACAACAGCAGATATGAAAACAGTAGCAAATGTATTAAATTTTAAAGGTGTAGGCAGAAACAACTTATTTGAAATTTTGAGAAATGAAAGTATTTTACAAAACGATAACAGACCGTATCAAAAATATATAGACGCTGGCTGGTTCAAAATGATAGAAAGCAAATGGAACAACCAAAAGACAGGAGATGTTGAAATTAATTTTAAAACAGTTGTATATCAAAAAGGGATTGAGAAAATATCAAATATACTGAAAAAATTAGGATATACAAAAGTAAGTTAG
- a CDS encoding transcriptional regulator, whose amino-acid sequence MKKWFYECDDIMKIIGVKEGKAYKIIRKLNEELREKGFLTQQGKVNAKYFNERYNIGQ is encoded by the coding sequence ATGAAAAAATGGTTTTATGAATGTGATGATATTATGAAAATAATTGGTGTTAAAGAAGGTAAGGCATATAAGATTATAAGAAAATTGAATGAAGAATTGAGAGAAAAAGGATTTTTAACGCAGCAAGGTAAAGTAAATGCTAAATACTTCAATGAACGTTACAATATAGGACAGTGA
- a CDS encoding tyrosine-type recombinase/integrase, with the protein MPAYKDEKSKKWYVSFYVKENGISKKVKKMGFNKKQEAMEYERNYINSFVSDTEIIFENLCKSYMNDLKNRLKLHTIETKKYLINKKILPFFQKYKIKEITPLLVRKWQNELMEKNYAQTYLRTINNQLVAILNYAVKFYNLKKNPCLAAGTIGKKNADEMNVWTIEEFNQFIKAIEHKKESVVGFNILFYTGIRIGELLALTISDIDFEKHKIRINKSFQRINRMDIITSPKTPKSKRIIDCPKFVTDMIQNFIQMLYKPTPKTRLFEGFTKHKFENDINFYARKANLKKIRVHDLRHSHATFLLSKGVNIVSLSRRLGHEKVSTTLDIYSHVLKEDNDLIKDILNNL; encoded by the coding sequence ATGCCAGCATATAAGGATGAAAAAAGCAAAAAATGGTATGTTTCTTTTTATGTAAAAGAAAACGGAATTTCTAAAAAAGTTAAAAAAATGGGATTTAATAAAAAGCAAGAAGCAATGGAGTATGAAAGAAATTACATAAACTCTTTTGTATCTGATACTGAAATAATATTTGAAAATTTGTGTAAATCTTATATGAATGATTTAAAAAATAGGCTAAAATTACATACAATTGAAACAAAAAAATATCTTATCAATAAAAAGATATTACCATTTTTTCAAAAATATAAAATAAAAGAAATAACACCTTTATTAGTTAGAAAATGGCAAAATGAATTAATGGAAAAAAATTATGCTCAAACTTATCTAAGAACTATTAATAATCAACTTGTTGCTATATTGAATTATGCTGTCAAATTTTATAATTTGAAAAAAAATCCTTGTTTAGCCGCAGGAACTATAGGGAAAAAGAATGCTGATGAAATGAATGTATGGACAATAGAGGAGTTTAATCAATTTATAAAGGCAATTGAACATAAAAAAGAGTCTGTAGTTGGATTCAATATATTATTTTATACTGGTATCAGGATAGGTGAACTTTTAGCATTAACAATATCAGATATAGATTTTGAAAAGCATAAGATAAGGATAAATAAAAGTTTTCAGAGAATAAATAGAATGGATATTATAACATCTCCGAAAACTCCTAAATCTAAAAGAATTATTGACTGTCCTAAATTTGTTACTGATATGATACAGAATTTTATCCAAATGTTGTATAAACCTACTCCAAAAACTAGATTATTTGAGGGATTTACAAAGCATAAATTTGAAAATGATATAAATTTCTATGCACGGAAAGCTAATTTAAAAAAAATTAGAGTTCACGATTTACGACATTCTCATGCAACTTTCTTATTATCAAAAGGTGTTAATATAGTATCACTTTCAAGAAGACTAGGACACGAAAAAGTATCAACTACTTTAGACATATATTCACATGTCTTAAAAGAAGACAATGATTTAATAAAAGACATACTAAATAACTTATAA
- a CDS encoding helix-turn-helix domain-containing protein, whose amino-acid sequence MEKPNYFGILPANVRYDKNLKPMEKILYTEISSLTNKDGYCYATNSYFSRLYEVHKNTVGTWINNLEKQGYIKTVLIYKKGTKEIIERRIYINQKIDIPINEKVDTYQQKDLEPINEKVDTPINENIEENNTSINNKINNIYLYKGSEFEKAFSDFKIMRVDKKEPLSKPAEDLILMKLYKLAGDNEQLAIEILNKSTINSWKDIFPIDKKQGGNKNGNTGNKRSYTRNTEKKGFDKHNDYKPDYSKGFDDWN is encoded by the coding sequence ATGGAAAAACCTAACTATTTTGGTATATTGCCAGCTAACGTAAGGTATGATAAGAATTTAAAACCTATGGAAAAGATTTTATATACAGAAATTTCTTCTTTGACAAATAAAGACGGATATTGTTATGCAACAAATTCTTATTTTTCTAGATTATACGAAGTACATAAAAATACTGTTGGAACTTGGATTAATAATTTAGAAAAACAAGGTTATATAAAGACGGTTTTGATTTACAAAAAAGGTACTAAAGAGATTATTGAAAGACGTATTTATATAAATCAAAAAATTGATATTCCTATCAATGAAAAAGTTGATACCTATCAACAAAAAGATTTAGAGCCTATCAATGAAAAGGTTGATACCCCTATCAATGAAAACATTGAGGAGAATAATACAAGTATTAATAATAAAATTAATAATATATATTTATATAAGGGCAGTGAATTTGAAAAAGCATTTTCAGATTTTAAAATTATGAGAGTTGATAAAAAAGAACCTTTATCAAAACCAGCAGAGGATTTAATTCTTATGAAATTATATAAATTGGCAGGGGATAATGAGCAGTTGGCAATAGAAATATTAAATAAATCAACTATAAACAGCTGGAAAGATATTTTTCCGATAGATAAAAAGCAAGGAGGAAATAAAAATGGAAACACAGGAAATAAGAGAAGCTATACAAGAAATACTGAGAAAAAGGGGTTTGACAAGCACAATGATTATAAGCCAGACTACTCAAAGGGATTCGATGACTGGAATTAG
- a CDS encoding DUF1883 domain-containing protein — MKYLLFDLKHLSQGNIVEVRLTGTECDVMLVNYTNLSNYKNGRRVKYYGGHYKQSPVKIPIPHYDHWYVIVANGNVKASVSVIKF; from the coding sequence TTGAAATATTTACTTTTTGATTTAAAACACTTATCTCAAGGTAATATTGTAGAAGTCAGACTAACCGGAACGGAATGCGATGTTATGCTTGTCAATTACACCAATCTGTCAAATTATAAAAATGGAAGAAGAGTAAAATATTATGGTGGACATTATAAACAGTCTCCAGTTAAAATTCCTATTCCACATTATGATCATTGGTATGTAATAGTAGCAAACGGCAATGTAAAAGCTAGTGTTTCTGTAATAAAATTTTGA
- the bet gene encoding phage recombination protein Bet gives MGRLGNEKHKNDDKVMNFKVGNDNVQLSINLVKRYLSGDNPNVTESEIMYFMKLCKARGLNPYIRDAYLIKYGNQPAAIIVAKDAVEKRAIQNPKYDGKEVGIYVENKETGELIKREGSILRKNKEELVGAWCTVYRKDWKYPITKEVNFDEYIQKKKDGTPNTNWENRPVTMITKVAIVQALREAFIEELSGMYEAEEMGVNESELDNTPVQVTESYSNDNIEDAVEVISENEDDGNPF, from the coding sequence ATGGGAAGACTAGGAAATGAAAAACACAAAAATGATGATAAGGTAATGAATTTTAAAGTAGGAAATGACAATGTGCAATTAAGCATAAATCTTGTTAAAAGATATTTGTCAGGAGATAATCCAAATGTTACAGAATCTGAAATAATGTACTTTATGAAACTTTGTAAAGCAAGAGGACTTAATCCTTATATAAGGGATGCCTATTTAATAAAATATGGAAACCAACCAGCTGCAATTATAGTGGCAAAAGATGCTGTTGAAAAAAGGGCAATACAAAACCCAAAATATGACGGTAAAGAAGTAGGGATATATGTAGAAAATAAAGAAACTGGGGAATTGATAAAACGTGAAGGCTCTATACTTAGAAAAAATAAAGAAGAGTTAGTTGGGGCTTGGTGTACAGTTTACAGAAAAGATTGGAAATATCCAATTACAAAAGAAGTTAATTTTGACGAATACATACAAAAGAAAAAGGATGGAACACCTAACACAAACTGGGAAAATCGCCCAGTTACAATGATAACAAAAGTAGCTATTGTGCAAGCATTACGTGAAGCGTTTATTGAAGAATTAAGCGGAATGTATGAAGCAGAAGAAATGGGTGTAAATGAAAGCGAACTAGACAATACGCCTGTTCAAGTAACTGAATCTTACTCTAACGATAATATAGAAGATGCTGTTGAAGTTATATCAGAAAATGAAGATGATGGAAATCCATTTTAA
- a CDS encoding helix-turn-helix domain-containing protein: MARKYKKSNEHPEFARFKYLIEKNKLTIDEFSKKIGCSRNAIYNFFKWDRKKQIQQIFRKLNFFD; the protein is encoded by the coding sequence ATGGCTAGAAAATATAAAAAATCAAATGAACACCCTGAATTTGCTAGATTTAAATATTTGATAGAAAAGAATAAATTGACAATAGATGAATTTTCTAAAAAAATTGGGTGTTCAAGAAATGCAATTTATAATTTTTTTAAATGGGATAGGAAAAAACAAATCCAGCAAATTTTTAGAAAATTAAATTTTTTTGATTAA
- a CDS encoding DUF1351 domain-containing protein encodes MGTQELQVIEFEVTELVPAKVSSNINDLKNFMKIVKQKYEGWIVTEDDIDIAKSERTKLNKLEKKISDERKKIQKKANADIEILIDTLKTYEKEVKGISNFIGEQLKGYDEKIREKKKVEVQKKINNIFTRNPGLKIFLEWNDKWLDKSFTFKKIENEVQKQYDELEKKQDFINSQIAKANSEIEFMITFESMKFLMTEDYNLITEKIESKKNEIKQTEENLRQKAEEEKQRELAELKVKKEREKEEAIKATQQQNDEVKKTQKTAVNGKYYDITLRFPKAPSQFLKDFKKLVNSYGLEYIKIESKQI; translated from the coding sequence ATGGGAACACAGGAATTACAGGTAATTGAGTTTGAAGTGACAGAACTAGTGCCAGCTAAAGTTTCAAGTAATATTAATGACTTGAAAAACTTTATGAAAATTGTTAAGCAGAAATACGAAGGCTGGATCGTTACTGAAGATGATATTGATATAGCTAAATCAGAAAGAACTAAATTAAATAAACTTGAGAAGAAAATAAGTGATGAGAGAAAGAAAATACAGAAAAAGGCAAATGCTGATATCGAAATACTCATTGATACTCTTAAAACTTATGAAAAAGAAGTAAAGGGGATATCAAACTTTATTGGCGAACAACTTAAAGGATATGATGAAAAAATAAGAGAAAAAAAGAAAGTTGAAGTACAGAAGAAAATAAATAACATCTTCACAAGAAACCCAGGATTAAAAATTTTCCTGGAATGGAATGACAAATGGCTAGATAAATCATTTACTTTCAAGAAAATTGAGAACGAAGTACAAAAACAATATGATGAGCTTGAGAAAAAACAAGACTTCATAAATTCACAAATTGCAAAGGCAAATTCAGAAATTGAATTTATGATAACTTTTGAATCAATGAAATTTTTAATGACTGAGGATTATAACCTTATTACTGAAAAAATTGAAAGCAAGAAGAACGAAATCAAGCAGACAGAAGAAAATTTGAGACAGAAAGCCGAAGAAGAAAAACAAAGAGAACTGGCTGAACTTAAAGTAAAAAAAGAACGTGAAAAAGAGGAAGCAATCAAGGCTACACAACAACAAAACGATGAAGTAAAGAAAACTCAAAAAACAGCCGTAAACGGTAAATATTATGATATTACATTAAGATTTCCAAAAGCTCCAAGCCAATTTCTGAAAGACTTTAAAAAATTGGTGAATAGTTACGGATTGGAATATATAAAAATAGAAAGCAAACAAATTTAG
- a CDS encoding helix-turn-helix domain-containing protein, with amino-acid sequence MSDFRIKDEQLKELGDYLKKVRESKDYSYGQVAAYTNLNKKEIFMLENGQKKKPNPFYLKALSAFYKIDLSKLYKIIGYMDNEGEMSDEIEDYKIDDEMLNLLKLLDVKSQKNILNEMVEKIEYIKLKNGDYKEAEALIQKTKEKIDEL; translated from the coding sequence ATGTCAGATTTTAGAATAAAAGATGAACAATTAAAAGAATTAGGAGATTATTTAAAAAAAGTTAGAGAGAGTAAAGATTATTCGTATGGACAAGTAGCAGCATATACAAATTTGAATAAGAAGGAAATATTTATGCTTGAAAATGGACAAAAGAAAAAGCCTAATCCTTTTTATTTGAAGGCATTATCAGCCTTTTATAAAATAGATTTGAGTAAGTTATATAAAATAATTGGATATATGGATAACGAAGGCGAAATGTCCGATGAAATAGAAGATTATAAAATTGATGACGAGATGTTAAATTTGTTAAAATTATTAGATGTTAAAAGTCAAAAGAATATTTTAAATGAAATGGTAGAAAAAATTGAATATATAAAATTAAAAAATGGCGACTACAAGGAAGCGGAAGCATTGATACAAAAAACAAAAGAAAAAATAGATGAATTATAA
- a CDS encoding dUTP diphosphatase: MEALKKFDMDELLKRQAMLDKKFDEKKTLRERTQIRTFVAFIAELGELTQELKSEWNYWKNNTEKINKRKVLEELSDCLHFYLSFINQSIFRNPGNESVKYHKRYIENLEVALIFLSKFSGEKENKIIAAMLIIAEYVGATEDEFLQVHHEKWLKNMRERTKEEY; this comes from the coding sequence ATGGAAGCATTGAAAAAGTTTGATATGGATGAACTACTAAAAAGACAAGCGATGTTGGATAAGAAATTTGATGAAAAGAAAACTTTAAGGGAAAGAACACAAATAAGAACGTTTGTCGCTTTTATTGCTGAATTAGGAGAACTAACTCAAGAACTCAAAAGTGAATGGAATTATTGGAAAAATAACACAGAAAAAATAAATAAAAGAAAAGTTTTGGAAGAGCTATCGGATTGTCTTCATTTTTACTTGAGTTTTATCAATCAAAGTATATTTAGGAATCCAGGAAACGAAAGTGTCAAGTATCACAAAAGGTATATCGAAAATCTAGAAGTAGCTTTAATATTTTTGTCAAAATTTTCAGGGGAAAAAGAAAATAAAATAATAGCAGCAATGCTAATCATAGCTGAATATGTAGGAGCAACAGAAGATGAGTTTTTACAAGTTCATCACGAGAAATGGCTTAAAAATATGAGGGAGAGAACTAAGGAGGAATATTAA
- a CDS encoding VRR-NUC domain-containing protein, with the protein MKYQSDKFPKYIKKSFELEKIRIKQDMPFDLFTDVFLKNREEIIAYKMQQILENDAEKILEENYNLAKKQSFKNNNRIFRMLERDIDRFKIEDLKLIFKYYNIEDIVRVLLFYMNNIAQNRSGFPDLMIFNENELKFIEVKGPNDTIKEHQIEKIMLLNQNNIKSEILTINHTERKLNNLTKKIKENSESIIIKYPESLPTFLEKSEKHNLNSYLEYGENNGINIFAFIIIITFIIAFFPFYILYLIFKKKR; encoded by the coding sequence TTGAAATATCAATCTGATAAATTTCCAAAATATATAAAAAAATCATTTGAATTAGAAAAAATACGGATAAAACAAGATATGCCATTTGATTTATTTACAGATGTTTTCTTAAAAAATAGAGAAGAAATAATAGCTTACAAAATGCAACAAATTTTAGAAAATGATGCTGAAAAAATTCTAGAAGAAAATTATAATTTAGCAAAAAAACAAAGTTTCAAAAATAATAATAGAATTTTCAGAATGTTGGAGCGAGATATAGACAGATTTAAAATAGAAGATTTAAAACTTATATTTAAGTATTACAATATCGAAGATATAGTAAGAGTGCTTTTATTTTATATGAATAATATTGCTCAAAATCGTTCTGGGTTTCCTGATTTGATGATTTTTAATGAAAACGAATTGAAATTTATTGAAGTAAAAGGACCAAATGATACAATAAAAGAACATCAAATTGAGAAGATTATGTTATTGAATCAAAATAATATAAAATCAGAAATTTTAACTATAAATCATACTGAACGAAAATTGAATAATCTTACTAAAAAAATAAAAGAAAATTCAGAAAGTATTATTATAAAATATCCTGAATCATTACCGACTTTTTTGGAAAAATCAGAAAAACATAATTTAAATAGCTATTTGGAATATGGAGAAAACAACGGAATTAATATTTTTGCTTTTATAATTATAATTACTTTTATAATTGCATTTTTTCCATTTTATATATTATATTTAATATTCAAAAAAAAGAGATAG
- a CDS encoding YqaJ viral recombinase family protein yields the protein MEKKVNYKAINYKNEEEWHNIRQKHIGGSDVSVIMGYNEYKNLVTLWEEKTGRREQEDLSDNKAIQRGKLSENLLIEHFKINNPNYTVDKLEKTLESLKFGFMSANLDGTLKNEQGEMGVLEIKTATCHSYQIYKEKWQNDIPIEYYLQIQHYLYVTGWKYAILYADIKLAFANNKHEIKQYFIERDEEDIKEIIKKEIWFNSFILNDIEPPSKRRLVI from the coding sequence ATGGAGAAGAAAGTGAACTATAAAGCAATAAATTATAAAAACGAAGAAGAATGGCACAATATAAGGCAAAAGCACATTGGTGGAAGCGATGTAAGTGTTATAATGGGCTACAATGAATATAAAAATCTTGTAACTTTATGGGAAGAAAAAACAGGCAGGCGTGAACAGGAAGATCTGAGCGATAACAAGGCAATACAACGTGGAAAATTAAGTGAAAATCTACTTATAGAACACTTTAAAATCAACAACCCTAATTATACTGTGGATAAACTCGAAAAAACGCTTGAGAGCCTTAAATTTGGTTTTATGAGTGCCAATCTTGACGGAACATTGAAAAATGAACAAGGAGAAATGGGAGTTCTAGAAATTAAGACGGCAACATGCCATTCGTATCAAATTTACAAGGAGAAATGGCAAAATGATATTCCAATTGAATATTATTTACAAATTCAACATTATCTATACGTAACTGGTTGGAAATATGCAATATTATATGCTGATATAAAATTAGCTTTTGCAAATAATAAACATGAAATCAAACAATATTTTATTGAACGTGATGAGGAAGATATAAAAGAAATTATAAAAAAAGAGATATGGTTCAATTCATTTATACTTAATGATATCGAGCCACCATCAAAAAGAAGATTAGTAATATAG
- a CDS encoding ATP-binding protein, with product METQEIREAIQEILRKRGLTSTMIISQTTQRDSMTGISAPSVSASIFKEQEIEKYMGLSKLTEQDWHKRFENAEVKTSEETEYKKSFEKYCKNFEIIKQKGLGILMSGNPGTGKTYYTTCIMNVLNQKYLVYKTTLSDLLEEIRKSYKSFENENDDFLFSRLSKAELIIFDDLGNEFLSDWGKEKMFMILNFIYENNKPLIINTNLDAKQLSSFFNINGSDKLLDRIRSKCKTYIFNWESRRKDLYKKDFEELY from the coding sequence ATGGAAACACAGGAAATAAGAGAAGCTATACAAGAAATACTGAGAAAAAGGGGTTTGACAAGCACAATGATTATAAGCCAGACTACTCAAAGGGATTCGATGACTGGAATTAGTGCTCCAAGTGTATCAGCTAGTATTTTTAAAGAGCAAGAAATTGAAAAATATATGGGTTTATCAAAATTAACGGAACAGGATTGGCATAAAAGATTTGAAAATGCAGAAGTTAAAACATCTGAGGAAACTGAATATAAAAAGTCGTTTGAGAAATATTGCAAAAACTTTGAAATAATCAAACAAAAAGGGCTTGGAATATTAATGAGCGGTAATCCTGGAACTGGCAAAACTTATTATACAACTTGCATAATGAATGTTTTGAATCAAAAATATCTTGTTTACAAGACAACTTTATCCGATTTGCTAGAAGAAATCAGAAAAAGCTATAAAAGTTTTGAAAATGAGAATGATGATTTTTTATTCAGCAGATTGTCAAAAGCAGAATTAATAATTTTTGATGACCTGGGAAATGAATTTTTAAGTGACTGGGGAAAAGAAAAAATGTTTATGATCCTGAATTTTATTTATGAGAACAATAAGCCGCTAATAATAAACACAAATTTAGATGCTAAGCAATTATCAAGCTTTTTCAACATAAACGGCAGCGATAAATTATTGGACAGAATCCGAAGCAAATGCAAAACTTATATTTTTAACTGGGAAAGCCGAAGAAAAGATTTATATAAAAAAGATTTTGAGGAATTGTATTAG